The Changchengzhania lutea genomic sequence TCTAATGGTTTTTCTTGGTATCCTGATGAATTTCAATATCTAGTTAATTCAACATTTTACACACGTATTTTTGATTATACGTATAGGAGTCCACTTAAGCAATACGCAGCATTAATTAATTTAGAGGGTGCAGAAAATGGTTATTATCAAGCTATTGGTAAAATAATGGCAGCGCTTCATTTTCAACAGTTAGTTGATTGCTATGGAGATGTCCCTTATACGGAAGCTTTACAAAGAGGTGGCAATGCCACTCCTGCGTATGACGATGCTCAAGCTGTTTATGAAGGGATCATGAATGATTTATCTGATGCCATTACTTTAATTAATGCTACATCAAATTCTGTAGTTGGAGCTATTGTACCTGGCATTGATGATGGTGTTTTTGGTGGCGATATGGACAAGTGGAAAACATTTGCAAATACTGTTAAATTAAGAATACTAGTGCGTCAGTCAGACATGGCTGGAAGAGATGCCTATATTCAAGATGAGTTTGCTAAAATCGCCGCTTCGGGTGCTGGTTATATGAATTCTGATGTTACTATAAATATTGGATATGCTCAAAACGCAAATCAGCAAAATAGAAAATGGGAAGACATGAGTCAAGATGTTTCTGGTACTGAAACGCTTACTTATAAGGCTACTTGCGCAACACCTTATGCTTTAGATAGGCTAATAAGTACAAATGATGGTAGACTAGACTTTATTTTCGAAAGACCAGCTACTGGCCATTTAGGCGTACCACAAGGCCTTGTAGATTATGGAGGTACGCAATTTCTTACTCCGGAATTGGTGTCAAACGTTGGCCCTGGGATTTATAAAGGTCCTACTCAAGATGGGGTTCTTTATACTGCTGCAGAGTCTTATTTTAATAGAGCCGAAGCTGCTGTTAAAGGATTTATTTCTAGCGACCCTAAAGCCATGTATGAAGCTGGAATTCAAGCCTCTTTTGACTATCTAGGTGCAGGTGATGCCAGTGGGTATTACGGCCAGGATATTACAACAGTTGGTTGGGATAATTCTTCAAACAAAATTGAAGCCATTATGATTCAGAAATGGGTAGCTCTTATGGGTATTAACGCACTTCAATCTTGGTTTGATTATACTAGAACAGGGTATCCATCAGATCTTCCTGTATCTTTACAAGCAACAACTCCAGATAGACCAGTTAGACTGTTTTATCCATCGAGTGAAGTAACGTCTAATGCAGATAATTTACCAACACAGCCAGATGCTTTTACAGCAAAACCATTTTGGGCTAATTAAAAAAAAACGATATGAAAAATTATATTAAATATTTATCAATTTTATGTGTCTCATTACTGTTTACTTCATGTTTGGTAGACGATGGTGACACAGTAGACATCGAATACGGTCTTGGACCCAATTTAGTTGGTTTCCTAAATCCAAGCGTTAACGCATCTGTTGCTGCAGATGGGAATACGAATGACATTTTAATGACTGTGACCTTCGCAGGTCCAACAGCTTCTGAGTTTACTGGAGATTTCGACGTAACGATTAGTGTAGACCCTTCTTCTACGGCAGTAGCGGGTACACATTATGAGCTTAGTTCGAGTACTTTAACGTTGTCAAAAGACACTAATTATATTGCAAATTTACCTTTAACAATTCTTACTGAAGGCATCGATCCTCCATTAGATGCAAATCCAGTGCTAACTTTAGTTATTACTGAAATATCTGATGGATCAATTGTTCCTAATGGTAAAACTTCTTCTATTGATATTACAATAGAATATTTATGTTTCTCTAATATTACAGGTAAATATCGTGCTTTAGAAGGCAAATATTTTAGAATTGGCGTTGAAAGTAGCTTGTCTACACCAGATGCATGGCCAGATGAAACAGAGATTATATTTCTTTGTGGAAATACCTATAGAGTTCTTGAATATTTTGGACCTGAAGCTTTTAATGGTAATGAATGGTATTTTAACATAGATGAATCAGGTACTATTACGTATCCAGCAACAACTCCTACCGGAGACCCTCAAATGGGTAATGGACAACCCTTTATTTCGTGTGCAACAGACCCAGGTAATATGACAAATGTTCCGTGTGGTGCAAGTAGTACAAATTATGTAGAGATTGATGGAGATGAGATAAGATTATATATGACTTATGGCTATTTAACTCCTGGTTCTGGTCCTAGAGAATTTTTTCATGTTCTGGAGAAAATTGTAGACTAATTTTAAATTTAAAAAATAGAAAAAATGAAAAAAATGAAATATATTTTAAGCTCTACAATCTTAACGCTTTTTCTTTTTGGATGTGATGTTCAAGAGGCAAAGCAAGATAGTTCGCCAATTGGAAGTACCGAGGGTTATTCAATTCCATCATTCACCTTGACTTCTGAGGGTTCAACCAATGAGGGAGACGAAACAGTTTATACATATACGGTTACTCTAGATAAACCAATTACGAAGAATGTAAACTTGGCTTTTGAAATACTTGATGGTACTACGGCTACAGAACATGAGGATTTCGATTTTGTTAGTGGTACGCTTAGGGCCTATGAAACTACAACCACTTTGCAAATTATAATTTATAATGATGATGAAGTAGAAGATACTGAAATTTTGAATGTTACAGTAGTACCTGGGCCAGATTTAGAAACTGCTTATATTCTAAACCCTATATCGGTGTACCCAGAGTTAAGCATTACTATAGATAATTTTACTTCTGGTGATCTTAATATTGGAATGGAATGGGATGCAGATAATGGTTCTGGAGCTTCTCCAACAGAATTAGCAGATTTAATATTAT encodes the following:
- a CDS encoding SusD/RagB family nutrient-binding outer membrane lipoprotein translates to MKNILKTINILVVVLLLASCSDSFLDVNEDPNNPIAVTPDLILPTGLNFSNIIEERSRGMNHLGNLFMYSWSQSNGFSWYPDEFQYLVNSTFYTRIFDYTYRSPLKQYAALINLEGAENGYYQAIGKIMAALHFQQLVDCYGDVPYTEALQRGGNATPAYDDAQAVYEGIMNDLSDAITLINATSNSVVGAIVPGIDDGVFGGDMDKWKTFANTVKLRILVRQSDMAGRDAYIQDEFAKIAASGAGYMNSDVTINIGYAQNANQQNRKWEDMSQDVSGTETLTYKATCATPYALDRLISTNDGRLDFIFERPATGHLGVPQGLVDYGGTQFLTPELVSNVGPGIYKGPTQDGVLYTAAESYFNRAEAAVKGFISSDPKAMYEAGIQASFDYLGAGDASGYYGQDITTVGWDNSSNKIEAIMIQKWVALMGINALQSWFDYTRTGYPSDLPVSLQATTPDRPVRLFYPSSEVTSNADNLPTQPDAFTAKPFWAN